A single window of Colletes latitarsis isolate SP2378_abdomen chromosome 4, iyColLati1, whole genome shotgun sequence DNA harbors:
- the LOC143341180 gene encoding uncharacterized protein LOC143341180, giving the protein MEKNVVNQKEYLKKYLSSGDGSDKKKKKKKKLKVGVKTVKIIDDDIDLKNMRPIDESQFDIFITAEDAPQIAGIVDERGPVDFADKRRWKIVADNEDGDLTITSQDKESKQSKKVTHDCDDDLTPPRTQKKYSNNDLSPPRIHKSIKKKKSKRNIEENSDENNDLSPPRRKSKKHVNSKHKIPQSNSDSDSNSEANIPSSKMKKKAKRRDKEFDSDLSPPRQPKNYDSDSSLPKKSTKHRSQRSKKVQSKSDSDMSPPRKNREDSDSDVSPPRSKKNQNCGSDFSPSRRSRKHEHDKRDSNLNSAKQRKDSDSDLSPPRSKKNQNYDSDFSPPRRSRKHEHDKRDSNLNSAKQRKDSDSDLSPPRRHEKHMEQSKTHKSSNFDSRRNRHDDLSPPRQHKYRDSHASSHRENRNHKNFDKSSRTDRRYDLDASPPRRKNRELDRSRSRSKEDNRGVNKSKTRWNNKYEYDSKHQSHRESSYRKEKSIKDASNSQRSEINHKDDKRDKGNRMKKTLDGKTAGLQDARSLREETEAYKKREAEHFKNLSKEVTGIGQAAIVRDTKTGRKRNLEAEAAEEREKQKRQAELDEKYAKWGKGLKQVEDREEKLKDDLYEMSKPLARYADDADLDRTLREQEREGDPMLEYIKQKQIKEGKRKPERPTYEGSFMPNRFGIKPGHLWDGVDRSNGYEKRWFETQNAMVARQEEAYKWSTSDM; this is encoded by the exons ATATTTGAAGAAGTATTTGTCTTCGGGAGATGGCAGCgacaagaaaaagaagaaaaagaaaaagctgAAAGTGGGAGTAAAAAC AGTAAAAATCATTGATGATGACATAGACCTGAAGAATATGAGACCAATCGATGAGAGTCAATTTGATATTTTCATCACTGCTGAAGATGCACCTCAAATTGCTGGTATAGTGGATGAACGTGGACCAGTTGATTTTGCAGATAAAAGAAGATGGAAAATTGTAGCTGACAATGAAGATGGAGATCTAACTATCACAAGTCAAGACAAAGAAAGCAAACAATCCAAAAAAGTTACACATGATTGTGACGATGATTTAACTCCCCCAAGAACACAAAAGAAATACTCAAACAACGATTTGTCTCCTCCAAGGATACACAAGtccattaaaaagaaaaagagtaaaagaaatatagaagaaAATAGTGACGAGAATAATGATTTAAGTCCACCCAGAAGAAAATCTAAAAAGCACGTTAATTCTAAACATAAGATTCCCCAGAGTAATAGCGATAGCGACAGCAATTCAGAAGCAAATATTCCGTCtagtaaaatgaaaaagaaagcaAAAAGAAGAGACAAAGAATTTGATTCTGATTTGAGTCCACCTAGGCAACCTAAAAATTATGATTCAGATTCAAGTCTACCTAAAAAAAGTACAAAACATAGATCTCAGAGAAGTAAGAAAGTTCAGAGTAAAAGTGATTCGGATATGAGTCCGCCTCGAAAAAATAGGGAAGATTCTGATTCTGATGTAAGTCCACCGAGAAgtaaaaaaaatcaaaattgtggTTCAGATTTTAGTCCGTCAAGAAGGAGTAGAAAACACGAACATGACAAAAGagattcaaatttaaattctgCAAAACAAAGAAAAGATTCGGATTCTGATTTAAGTCCACCGAGAAgtaaaaaaaatcaaaattatgaTTCAGATTTTAGCCCACCAAGAAGAAGTAGAAAACACGAACATGACAAAAGagattcaaatttaaattctgCAAAACAAAGAAAAGATTCTGATTCAGATTTAAGTCCACCAAGAAGACACGAGAAACATATGGAACAAAGTAAAACGCATAAAAGTTCGAATTTTGACTCTAGAAGAAACAGACACGATGACTTAAGTCCACCTAGACAACATAAATATAGAGATTCTCATGCATCTTCACACAGGGAGAACAGAAATCATAAAAATTTTGATAAGAGTTCCAGGACAGATAGAAGATATGATTTAGATGCGAGTCCGCCTCGCAGAAAAAATAGAGAATTAGATAGAAGTCGAAGTAGATCTAAGGAGGACAATAGAGGTGTTAATAAGTCCAAAACCAGATGGAACAATAAATATGAATATGATTCTAAACATCAGTCGCACAGAGAAAGTTCTTACAGAAAGGAAAAATCCATAAAAGATGCCAGCAATAGCCAGAGATCAGAAATAAACCATAAAGATGACAAAAGGGATAAGGGAAATCGAATGAAGAAAACACTAGATGGAAAGACTGCAGGTCTGCAAGATGCAAGATCATTAAGAGAGGAAACAGAAGCATATAAAAAACGAGAAGCCGAACACTTCAAAAAC CTCAGTAAAGAAGTTACCGGAATTGGTCAGGCTGCAATTGTACGAGATACTAAAACTGGTAGGAAACGTAACTTAGAAGCGGAAGCAGCCGAAGAGCGTGAAAAACAAAAGCGACAAGCAGAACTGGACGAGAAGTATGCTAAATGGGGAAAAGG GTTAAAACAAGTAGAGGATCGTGAAGAAAAATTAAAAGACGATCTTTATGAAATGAGTAAGCCACTAGCAAGGTATGCTGATGATGCTGATTTAGACAGGACACTCAGGGAACAAGAAAGAGAAGGCGATCCTATGTTGGAATACATTAAACAAAAACAAATTAAAGAGGGAAAGAGAAAACCAG AACGACCAACATACGAGGGATCGTTTATGCCAAATCGCTTTGGTATTAAACCCGGTCATCTGTGGGACGGGGTCGACAGAAGTAACGGTTACGAGAAACGATGGTTCGAAACACAAAACGCAATGGTAGCTCGTCAAGAAGAAGCTTACAAATGGAGCACTTCCGACATGTGA